From a region of the Babylonia areolata isolate BAREFJ2019XMU chromosome 21, ASM4173473v1, whole genome shotgun sequence genome:
- the LOC143295897 gene encoding tetratricopeptide repeat protein 27-like has translation MEFSLEIALVTGDKFRKSIGDVSIPESVASFLDASFEVVLRRDSAKQILCENVTEQRNLEVCILKNVEHFLSAASGDDKASRELEVLVTGAACLQLFVQNNWVGPPTSTPPSAFLAPSFSDDKTNQESALSYLSEDGEEAYNLSQFAAFLQLARIIFLDCRQFFSSLQTWDWWLARCLMVQQSLLDQKSPTLRATILEALELVAKKESLIHDEANRDVAVLFHIEASHMCLFYWEDKMSSDHVTKARKLASLDIELTGALGKRTRFQQDDKAQLIVKVTRNEEEHPLLPVGLCDPEFSAAVPKSLLLDDDTVLDKIQFKDEETNVVTQLSPLEQALLFAVMESHRRALARERLTDEETLTYLQHIIGQVSSWPVSVSALTLRSRLEKDSRRRVERSMQQMEELVNQTQRPDPPPAVRLRLFYAAQPKTIWAIQSQLASLLLSLGCVGAALSIFERLQLWEDAIACYQQMGKKEKAESVIREQLAVKETPTLLCFLGDVTCNKAHYERAWELSKHRSARAVRCLGYINFREEKYEEAVKCFEKSLEINALQIPVWFTCGCACLTAKKYESAVRAFKRCVNIDYDNFEAWSNLATAYARLQKKRMAFLTLKDAIKCNYENWRLWENCLLFATDCGEFDEAIRAYSRMLDLKDKFSDTEVLGILVKVVVTNMEDAEGNPAGRLLYKLLQLFGRITSKLTANSETWKLYADLCLVDTPEHPADQEKAAEFLGKSHHSLTMDPNWERLPEDCEKVAKRVLELTKAYKTCIEQMENSQKAMQLLNKAKFSLKGVVSAIRLKHTDPATKELAEPLNTTCLTLDQELQSVMDQLQQLRTM, from the exons GGAGCTGGAGGTGTTGGTGACAGGAGCAGCATGTTTACAACTGTTTGTTCAGAACAACTGGGTGgggccccccacctccaccccgccctctGCTTTTCTGGCTCCCTCCTTCTCTGACGATAAG ACAAACCAGGAGAGTGCTCTCTCTTACCTGAGTGAGGATGGAGAGGAAGCGTACAACCTGTCACAGTTTGCAGCTTTCCTTCAACTGGCTAGAATTATTTTCTTGGACTGCAGACAGTTCTTCTCATCACTGCAG ACATGGGACTGGTGGTTGGCACGATGCCTGATGGTGCAACAGTCCCTTCTGGATCAGAAGTCACCCACATTGAGAGCTACCATCTTGGAAGCTTTGGaactgg TTGCCAAGAAGGAGTCACTGATCCATGATGAGGCCAACAG GGATGTGGCGGTGCTGTTTCACATTGAGGCATCAcacatgtgtttgttttactgggAAGACAAGATGTCCAGTGACCATGTGACAAAGGCGAGGAAGCTGGCAAGCCTGGACATTGAGCTCACAG GTGCTCTGGGGAAACGCACACGTTTTCAGCAGGACGACAAAGCTCAGTTGATAGTGAAGGTCACTCGCAATGAGGAGGAACACCCTCTGCTGCCTGTGGGACTTTGTGATCCAGAGTTCTCTGCTGCTGTTCCCAAG AGTCTGCTGCTGGATGATGACACTGTGCTGGACAAGATACAGTTCAAAGATGAGGAGACCAATGTTGTCACACAGTTGTCGCCCCTGGAACAAGCATTGCTCTTTGCTGTCAT GGAGAGTCACAGACGGGCGTTGGCACGGGAGCGTCTGACAGATGAAGAAACCTTGACTTACCTGCAG CACATTATTGGCCAAGTGTCCAGCTGGCCGGTGTCCGTGTCGGCCCTCACGCTGCGGTCCAGGCTGGAGAAGGACAGTCGGCGCAGAGTGGAGCGGTCCATGCAGCAGATGGAG GAGCTGGTCAACCAGACTCAGAGACCAGACCCCCCTCCTGCTGTGCGACTGCGACTGTTTTACGCCGCTCAGCCCAAGACTATTTGGGCCATCCAG TCCCAGCTGGCGTCACTGCTGCTGTCTCTGGGCTGTGTGGGTGCGGCACTCAGCATCTTTGAGCGCCTGCAGCTGTGGGAAGATGCCATTGCCTGCTATCAGCAGATGGGCAAAAAGGAGAAG GCAGAGTCGGTGATCCGAGAGCAGCTGGCGGTGAAGGAGACACCAACTCTCCTGTGCTTCCTGGGGGATGTGACCTGCAACAAAGCGCACTACGAGCGAGCCTGGGAACTGTCCAAACACAGGAGTGCACGGGCCGTCCGCTGCCTGGGCTACATCAACTTCAGAGAGGAGAAG TACGAGGAAGCGGTGAAATGTTTTGAGAAGTCACTGGAAATAAATGCTTTGCAA ATTCCTGTGTGGTTCACGTGTGGCTGTGCCTGTCTGACTGCCAAGAAATACGAGTCTGCTGTTAGAGCTTTCAAACGCTGTGTCAACATCGACTATGAC AACTTTGAAGCGTGGAGTAACCTTGCTACTGCCTATGCCAGACTACAAAAAAA GCGGATGGCATTCCTGACCTTGAAAGATGCTATCAAGTGCAATTATGAAAACTGGCGCCTGTGGGAGAACTGTCTGCTG TTTGCAACAGACTGTGGAGAGTTTGATGAGGCGATTAGAGCCTACAGTCGTATGCTGGATCTCAAAGACAAATTCTCTGACACAGAG GTGCTGGGTATTTTGGTGAAGGTGGTAGTGACCAACATGGAGGATGCAGAAGGAAATCCAGCTGGTCGACTTCTTTACAAACTGCTGCAGCTGTTTGGTCGCATCACCTCCAAG TTGACGGCTAACTCGGAGACCTGGAAACTGTATGCTGATCTGTGTTTAGTTGACACACCTGAGCACCCAGCGGATCAAGAAAAG GCAGCTGAGTTCCTGGGGAAGTCACACCACAGCCTCACCATGGACCCCAACTGGGAGAGACTGCCAGAGGACTGTGAAAAGGTGGCCAAACGTGTGCTGGAGCTGACCAAAG CCTACAAGACCTGCATAGAACAGATGGAAAACTCCCAGAAGGCCATGCAGCTCCTGAACAAAGCCAAGTTTTCTCTGAAAGGGGTCGTCTCTGCAATAAGG CTGAAACACACAGACCCTGCAACCAAGGAGCTTGCGGAGCCGCTGAACACGACCTGTCTCACACTGGACCAGGAGCTGCAGAGTGTCATGGACCAGCTGCAGCAATTGAGGACTATGTGA